The proteins below are encoded in one region of Streptomyces sp. NBC_00490:
- a CDS encoding TerD family protein, whose amino-acid sequence MTHAMLKGSNVPLEVTTVRAVVRWTPGQGVPDVDASALLLGPDGRVRSDEDFVFYNQPRHPSGKVWRLGKKRVAEGLTDTIQTDLSGVESGVGQILLVASAEDVTFDRVQGLRILLYDASVADGEPLAYFDIKPETGRETALICGELYRRGEGWKFRALGEGYSDGLKGLAGDYGISVDESEAAAQEPAPEFSQPLPPEQPTTVVPPQPSYGYPQSPPPTQSAYGYPQPTSQPAYGYPQAPVTVPPDPDFRLPPQGPQFIGR is encoded by the coding sequence ATGACGCACGCCATGCTGAAGGGGTCGAACGTCCCGCTCGAGGTCACCACGGTGCGCGCCGTGGTGCGCTGGACGCCCGGGCAGGGGGTCCCGGATGTCGACGCCTCGGCGCTGCTCCTCGGCCCCGACGGTCGTGTGCGCTCCGACGAGGACTTTGTCTTCTACAACCAGCCCCGGCACCCCTCCGGGAAGGTCTGGCGCCTCGGCAAGAAGCGGGTCGCCGAGGGCCTCACCGACACGATCCAGACAGATCTCAGCGGTGTCGAGTCCGGTGTCGGTCAGATTCTCCTGGTCGCATCGGCGGAGGACGTCACCTTCGACCGCGTGCAGGGCCTGCGCATCCTGCTGTACGACGCCTCGGTCGCCGACGGTGAGCCGCTGGCCTACTTCGACATCAAGCCGGAGACCGGCCGCGAGACCGCGCTGATCTGCGGGGAGCTGTACCGCCGCGGGGAGGGCTGGAAGTTCCGTGCCCTGGGCGAGGGCTACTCGGACGGTCTGAAGGGCCTGGCGGGCGACTACGGCATCTCGGTGGACGAGTCGGAGGCGGCGGCACAGGAGCCGGCCCCGGAGTTCTCCCAGCCCCTGCCCCCGGAGCAGCCCACGACAGTGGTCCCGCCCCAGCCGTCCTACGGCTACCCCCAGTCCCCGCCGCCGACCCAGTCGGCGTACGGCTACCCTCAGCCGACCAGCCAGCCCGCCTACGGCTACCCCCAGGCCCCGGTCACGGTCCCCCCGGACCCGGACTTCCGGCTCCCTCCGCAGGGCCCCCAGTTCATCGGGCGCTGA
- a CDS encoding HpcH/HpaI aldolase/citrate lyase family protein, producing the protein MRHFGHIAPEVRQRLFHQEPCEFDADSSARLLSAALGATLYSPATRPRLADDILKQVGRGVVSMVLCLEDSIGDEDVVEAEENLVRQFTELAEGAVADLPLLFIRVRHPEQIPDLVHRLGPAVRLLSGFVLPKFTEERGITFLEALSGAEAASGRRLFAMPVLESPDLMYRESRVETLEGIARAVDKYRDRVLALRLGVTDFCSSYGLRRAPDMTAWDVQIVASVIADVVNMLGRADGTGFTVTGPVWEYFRVQERMFKPQLRRSPFLEGQAEELREALIEHAMDGLLREISLDQANGLMGKTCIHPSHVLPVHALSVVSHEEFSDAADILRPERGGGGVLRSQYTNKMNEVKPHRAWAERTMLRAEVFGVANEDIGFVELLAAGIPD; encoded by the coding sequence ATGCGTCATTTCGGGCACATCGCCCCTGAGGTGCGTCAGCGCCTCTTTCACCAGGAGCCGTGCGAGTTCGACGCGGACTCCTCGGCCCGGCTGCTCTCCGCGGCCCTGGGCGCCACGCTCTACAGCCCGGCCACCAGGCCGCGGCTCGCCGACGACATCCTGAAACAGGTCGGGCGTGGCGTGGTCTCGATGGTGCTGTGCCTGGAGGACTCGATCGGCGACGAGGACGTCGTCGAGGCCGAGGAGAACCTCGTACGACAGTTCACGGAGCTCGCCGAGGGAGCGGTGGCCGATCTTCCGCTGCTCTTCATCCGGGTCCGCCACCCCGAGCAGATCCCCGACCTCGTCCACCGGCTCGGCCCCGCGGTCCGGCTGCTGTCCGGGTTCGTGCTGCCGAAGTTCACCGAGGAACGCGGCATCACCTTCCTGGAGGCCCTCTCCGGCGCCGAGGCGGCGAGCGGACGGCGGCTGTTCGCCATGCCGGTGCTGGAGTCGCCGGACCTGATGTACCGCGAGTCACGGGTCGAGACCCTGGAGGGCATCGCCCGCGCGGTCGACAAGTACCGGGACCGGGTGCTGGCACTCCGCCTCGGCGTGACCGACTTCTGCTCCTCCTACGGCCTGCGCCGCGCCCCCGACATGACCGCCTGGGACGTCCAGATCGTCGCCTCCGTGATCGCCGACGTGGTGAACATGCTGGGCCGGGCCGACGGCACCGGCTTCACGGTGACCGGGCCGGTCTGGGAGTACTTCCGCGTCCAGGAGCGCATGTTCAAGCCTCAGCTGCGCCGCAGCCCCTTCCTGGAGGGCCAGGCCGAGGAACTGCGCGAGGCGCTCATCGAGCACGCCATGGACGGGCTGCTCCGCGAGATCTCACTCGACCAGGCCAACGGTCTGATGGGTAAGACTTGTATCCACCCCTCGCACGTGCTGCCCGTGCACGCACTGTCGGTGGTCAGTCACGAAGAGTTCAGTGACGCCGCGGACATCCTGCGCCCGGAGCGCGGCGGCGGGGGAGTGCTGCGGTCGCAGTACACGAACAAGATGAACGAGGTGAAGCCGCACCGGGCCTGGGCCGAGCGCACCATGCTGCGCGCCGAGGTGTTCGGGGTGGCCAACGAGGACATCGGCTTCGTGGAGCTGCTCGCCGCCGGAATCCCCGACTGA
- a CDS encoding TerD family protein yields the protein MGFFDGLRRGRAADFDSGNAATNSIVLTKRHDRVSLKEQGAETGHLRINLAWRMRTSDFGGSQRESLLRHPFRALKPPEVMGHSQSMVNVDLDLGCLYELADGTKGVVQPLGAFFGDVNSAPYVKLSGDDRFGSASGETIYVNLDHKDAIKRILVFVYIYDQTPAFDRTHAIVTLYPSNGPRIEIGLDERHPQARSCAVVMIENVKGEIVVRREVKFVYGFQAELDRLYGWGLQWGRGFKTKAER from the coding sequence ATGGGCTTCTTTGACGGACTCCGGCGCGGACGCGCGGCCGACTTCGACTCGGGCAACGCGGCGACCAACTCGATCGTGCTGACCAAACGCCACGACCGGGTCTCCCTCAAGGAGCAGGGCGCGGAGACGGGCCATCTGCGCATCAACCTCGCCTGGCGGATGCGGACCTCCGACTTCGGCGGCTCACAGCGCGAGAGCCTGCTCAGGCACCCCTTCAGGGCGCTCAAGCCGCCGGAGGTGATGGGGCACAGCCAGAGCATGGTCAACGTCGACCTCGACCTGGGATGCCTGTACGAGCTGGCCGACGGGACGAAGGGCGTCGTGCAGCCCCTCGGCGCGTTCTTCGGGGACGTCAACTCGGCGCCGTACGTGAAACTCAGCGGCGACGACCGGTTCGGATCGGCGTCCGGGGAGACGATCTACGTCAACCTCGACCACAAGGACGCCATCAAGCGGATCCTGGTGTTCGTCTACATCTACGACCAGACGCCGGCGTTCGACCGTACGCACGCGATCGTGACGCTGTATCCGAGCAACGGACCGCGCATCGAGATAGGCCTCGACGAACGTCACCCCCAGGCCCGCTCCTGTGCCGTCGTGATGATCGAGAACGTCAAGGGCGAGATCGTCGTCCGGCGCGAGGTGAAGTTCGTCTACGGGTTCCAGGCGGAGCTGGACCGGCTGTACGGGTGGGGGCTGCAGTGGGGCCGGGGCTTCAAGACGAAAGCGGAACGCTGA